A single genomic interval of Lucilia cuprina isolate Lc7/37 chromosome 2, ASM2204524v1, whole genome shotgun sequence harbors:
- the LOC111685776 gene encoding putative mediator of RNA polymerase II transcription subunit 26 gives MNSIIRHSVPADQMHSFLKDKQAWENAIALYQGPDPLDHWWNYICWYENHGHGDPDNKFRETLERCLTLYEHSDYYKLDVRMVRLWLKYIDMQSNPLHFYQVLHQRGVGKQVACFYIGWATYYESINAFKEAEAVYILAFQEKAQPYAELHHGHSKLMYNKTMHAQAQQQQQLLHPQHAAYQTTTATNNAGTPTANPNVGNMEIHQQQQQQQYRQQVSYHHSANHQTQQQQQQMAHPTTSHHQYNQHPAAAAQQQQQQLQTHGYHNLPNHNHYPPQHQNIQDAPHHQQVHPQAQIQTAANVHQHKESNEQVAATPAYNTQQKIVHNTHQQQQHNVNAQHIQQQQVAVVHPQPQTQSRQENASYSVPVEQQLPAATASMSRQQYERAVEASSKRNVVQNAPQVNSSSTNILVAGIRLPRKFATYCRNNHETWQPALFLEEPDDPQKVCHYAKSLVYPPDLGVEFSPEEIKARHCKYKMEVVKQEYNPQQNYQAQQHGEQEQTNREAQSSGTQAQQNLNVQVQEIGSIKTETTTTTTTNAAKYQQTQQYYVQQQQQQQQLHHINNNHLYYQQQQQHENQLYQQEQQPQTQLDPQQQQRQQLQTQQQQQQQYHVNHYEQQRYQQRQHEHQQEQQQYTKVEEEETEGDQEDEDEDNQDTEDEQQQYNQQLPQQHPNYQYHHHNQQQQPSAQQHLNNLDNEGDLEDQIEASTIRFSMHTPNKGSQNKTLKIKFKKERPTAVGDTPNGNNNYSAYTIERIYQPELESPSMAENVLKRNGNNNSFHPYISSTPKTSTKRQKTKLKKPSNKFHMLGSTNSNSSSAENGHATLNNSYMMEKTLTATSENKTHHQHQLERSVQNATFNDNANYSFSSAVALDNSNCSLSNAVGRLNFRDATALNNSTLNQTHVADISTYQENSYFSTQNDVEAKERRLAKALETIERHMAKEAIDPFSSELCRAFLTKLDFPGANGEAHDNYKIIQTPLPKIANTRQLNLSDGIQFNIDKEIGRGSYGSVYKATDVATGAVVALKFQKPANTWEIYICDQVSYNLETETSHKLRPNFISNLSTSETTIFSTTPLQSPIEKPTTQSQTQSTQSEAGDVADCETSSTASGKSFETHSIHSNQSYQHQQRNNQSATKSISSTKNSSPSPTPSVLKDELKRLKYFEISLKEQIKDLSLQRDGLIMELQQLQEAKPVLEKAYARTSHPSLIQRVNQLELKNRHLQNVVKQQQQYTESIMQQSWRHHQIELNDLHGRLEAQGALIAEQVQRLHNADILVKDLYVENSHLTASVQRLEQQRVQANMLQQQQQQRQSCTGLPGIP, from the exons GTGGTTAAAGTACATTGATATGCAAAGCAATCCACTGCATTTCTATCAAGTTTTACATCAAAGAGGTGTGGGCAAACAAGTGGCCTGTTTCTATATTGGCTGGGCAACTTATTACGAGTCTATTAATGCCTTTAAAGAAGCTGAAGCTGTATATATTCTGGCCTTTCAGGAAAAAGCCCAACCTTATGCAGAATTACATCATGGTCACAGCAAATTAATGTATAACAAAACTATGCATGCTCAggcccaacaacaacaacaattgctgCATCCTCAGCATGCTGCTTATCAAACAACTACTGCGACCAACAATGCTGGAACTCCTACGGCTAATCCCAATGTTGGTAATATGGAaatacatcaacaacaacaacagcagcaatatcGTCAACAAGTTTCCTATCATCATTCTGCAAATCATCAAacgcaacaacagcaacaacaaatggcTCATCCAACCACTTCACACCACCAATATAATCAACATCCTGCTGCTGCTgctcaacaacaacagcaacagcttCAAACACATGGATATCATAACCTACCGAACCATAATCATTATCCACCACAACATCAAAATATTCAGGATGCCCCACATCATCAGCAAGTCCATCCTCAGGCGCAAATACAAACGGCAGCAAATGTCCATCAGCATAAAGAATCTAATGAGCAG GTTGCTGCAACTCCTGCTTACAATACgcaacaaaaaattgtacataatacccaccaacaacagcaacataatGTCAATGCCCAGCacatacaacagcaacaagttGCTGTTGTTCATCCACAGCCGCAAACACAATCTCGGCAAGAAAATGCTAGCTATAGTGTTCCCGTAGAACAACAATTGCCTGCAGCAACGGCAAGCATGAGTCGCCAACAATATGAAAGAGCTGTAGAGGCTTCTAGCAAACGTAATGTAGTGCAAAATGCTCCACAAGTAAATAGCAGTAGCACAAACATACTAGTGGCAGGTATAAGACTGCCTAGAAAATTTGCTACATACTGTCGAAACAATCATGAAACTTGGCAACCGGCACTATTCCTGGAGGAACCAGATGATCCCCAAAAGGTCTGTCACTATGCGAAATCTTTAGTTTATCCTCCAGATTTGGGTGTAGAATTTAGTCCCGAAGAGATAAAAGCCAGacattgtaaatataaaatggaGGTGGTGAAACAAGAGTATAACCCACAACAAAATTATCAAGCACAACAGCACGGAGAGCAAGAACAGACCAATAGAGAAGCCCAAAGTAGTGGAACACAAGCCCAACAGAATCTTAATGTACAAGTGCAGGAGATTGGTTCGATTAAAACGGAAACCaccaccacaacaacaacaaatgcagcCAAGTACCAGCAAACGCAACAATATtatgtacaacaacaacaacagcagcaacaattgcATCATATTAACAATAATCATTTATATTaccagcaacagcagcaacatgaAAATCAATTGTatcaacaagaacaacaacctCAAACACAACTAGATcctcagcaacaacaacgacagcAATTGCAAacgcagcagcaacaacaacaacaatatcatgTGAATCATTATGAACAACAAAGGTATCAACAACGTCAACATGAGCACCAACAAGAGCAGCAGCAATACACTAAAGTTGAAGAAGAGGAAACTGAAGGAGATCAAGAAGATGAGGATGAAGACAATCAGGATACAGAagatgaacaacaacaatataaccAACAACTTCCTCAACAGCATCCAAACTATCAATATCACCATcataatcaacaacaacaaccatcaGCACAACAACATCTTAACAATTTAGATAACGAAGGTGATTTAGAAGATCAAATCGAAGCCTCAACAATACGTTTCAGTATGCATACGCCCAATAAAGGATCtcaaaataaaacattgaaaattaaatttaaaaaagaaagacCCACGGCTGTTGGTGATACTCCCAATGGCAATAATAACTATAGTGCCTATACTATAGAGCGTATATATCAGCCAGAG cttgAATCACCTTCGATGGCTGAAAATGTCCTTAAACGCAATGGCAACAATAATAGTTTTCATCCCTATATTTCTTCCACACCAAAGACCTCAACTAAACGCCAGAAAACGAAATTGAAAAAACCTTCCAATAAATTCCACATGTTGGGCTCCACAAATAGTAATTCTTCCTCTGCGGAAAATGGCCATGCCACTCTTAACAACAGCTATATGATGGAAAAAACACTTACAGCCACCTCGGAAAATAAAACACACCACCAACATCAATTGGAACGTTCTGTGCAGAATGCCACCTTTAACGATAATGCCAATTATTCATTCTCTTCAGCGGTCGCTTTAGACAACTCCAACTGTTCGCTTAGCAATGCAGTGGGTCGCCTTAATTTCCGTGATGCTACCGCTTTAAATAATTCCACTTTAAATCAAACTCATGTTGCCGATATTTCCACCTATCAGGAGAATTCATATTTCTCAACTCAAAATGATGTCGAAGCTAAGGAGCGTCGTTTAGCTAAAGCTTTGGAAACAATCGAACGTCATATGGCCAAAGAGGCTATCGATCCATTCAGCAGTGAATTGTGTCGTGCTTTCCTAACGAAACTCGATTTTCCCGGCGCCAATGGAGAGGCTCatgataattataaaataatacagaCCCCATTACCTAAAATCGCCAATACACGTCAATTGAATTTATCGGATGGCATACAGTTTAACATCGACAAAGAAATCGGTCGCGGTTCATACGGTTCAGTGTATAAAGCAACTGATGTGGCCACGGGAGCTGTGGTTGCTTTGAAATTCCAAAAGCCAGCAAATACTTGGGAAATTTATATATGTGATCAGGTGAGTTATAATTTAGAAACCGAAACATCTCATAAACTTCGACCTAACTTtat caGCAATTTATCAACTTCCGAAACAACTATATTCAGCACAACACCTCTACAGTCGCCCATTGAAAAGCCCACGACGCAATCTCAAACACAATCCACTCAATCAGAGGCTGGTGATGTGGCCGATTGTGAAACCTCATCAACAGCATCGGGTAAAAGCTTTGAAACGCACAGTATACACTCAAATCAAAGCTATCAACATCAACAACGAAACAATCAATCGGCAACTAAATCCATTAGCAGCACTAAGAATAGTTCACCTAGTCCTACGCCTAGCGTTTTAAAAGATGAGCTTAAacgtttgaaatattttgaaatttcattgaAAGAACAAATTAAGGATTTGTCTTTACAACGAGATGGTTTAATAATGGAATTGCAGCAATTACAAGAAGCTAAACCAGTATTAGAAAAAGCTTATGCG cgCACCTCACATCCTTCTTTAATACAAAGAGTCAATCAACTTGAATTGAAGAATAGGCATTTACAAAATGTTgtcaaacaacagcaacagtatACAGAATCCATAATGCAAC AATCTTGGCGTCATCATCAAATCGAATTAAATGATTTACATGGTCGCCTTGAGGCTCAAGGAGCTTTAATTGCCGAACAAGTACAGCGTTTACATAATGCtgatattttagttaaagatCTATATGTAGAGAATTCGCATCTTACTGCATCCGTACAACGACTCGAACAGCAAAGAGTACAAGCTAATATgttacagcagcaacaacagcaaagaCAAAGTTGTACTGGCTTGCCGGGTATACCTTAA